The following proteins are encoded in a genomic region of Burkholderia cepacia:
- the phnA gene encoding phosphonoacetate hydrolase: MNAAFALRQPGDASAAGTSTGLAGRSVDVNGRRYRLPVEPTVVVCVDGCEYDYLERAVEAGVAPFIGRMIAEGTAWRGDCVVPTFTNPNNLSIVCGVPPSVHGICGNYFWDPAADGGRGAEVMMNDPAYLRAGTLLAAASDAGARVAVVTAKDKLRRLLGWQLNGICFSAEKAAQANLAENGIVDVLDWVGLPSPDVYSAALSEFVFAAGVRLAQTRQVDLMYLSTTDYVQHKCEPGSAGANAFYAMMDGYLAQLDALGWAIGLTADHGMNAKHDPATGRPNVIYLQDAFDGWYGAQAARVILPITDPYVVHHGALGSFATIYLAPGVDRAEAMWRVGGLDGVELVLDNAEAAARFELPADRIGDLVVIGRRDMTLGTREREHDLSGLTVPLRSHGGVSEQEVPLLFNRRIERDDPARRPRNFDVFDFVLNRVTT; the protein is encoded by the coding sequence ATGAACGCCGCGTTCGCATTGCGCCAACCCGGTGACGCGTCGGCGGCCGGCACCTCGACGGGGCTTGCGGGTCGCTCGGTCGACGTCAACGGCCGGCGCTACCGGCTGCCGGTCGAGCCGACCGTCGTCGTCTGCGTCGACGGCTGCGAGTACGACTATCTCGAACGGGCAGTGGAAGCGGGCGTCGCGCCGTTCATCGGCCGGATGATCGCGGAAGGCACGGCGTGGCGCGGCGATTGCGTCGTGCCGACCTTCACCAACCCGAACAACCTGTCGATCGTCTGTGGCGTGCCGCCGTCGGTCCACGGGATCTGCGGCAACTATTTCTGGGATCCGGCCGCCGACGGCGGGCGCGGCGCCGAAGTGATGATGAACGACCCGGCCTACCTGCGGGCCGGCACGCTGCTTGCGGCGGCGTCCGACGCCGGCGCGCGGGTGGCCGTCGTGACCGCGAAGGACAAGCTGCGCCGGCTGCTCGGCTGGCAACTGAACGGCATCTGCTTTTCGGCCGAGAAGGCCGCGCAGGCGAATCTCGCGGAAAACGGGATCGTCGACGTGCTCGACTGGGTCGGCCTGCCGTCGCCGGACGTCTACAGCGCGGCGCTGTCCGAGTTCGTGTTCGCGGCCGGCGTGCGGCTCGCGCAGACGCGCCAGGTCGACCTGATGTACCTGTCGACCACCGACTACGTACAGCACAAGTGCGAGCCGGGCAGTGCGGGCGCGAACGCGTTCTACGCGATGATGGACGGCTACCTTGCGCAGCTCGACGCGCTCGGCTGGGCGATCGGCCTCACGGCCGACCACGGGATGAACGCGAAGCACGATCCTGCGACGGGCCGTCCGAACGTGATCTATCTGCAGGACGCATTCGACGGCTGGTACGGCGCGCAGGCTGCGCGCGTGATCCTGCCGATCACCGACCCGTACGTCGTGCACCACGGCGCGCTCGGCTCGTTTGCGACGATCTACCTGGCGCCAGGTGTCGACCGGGCCGAAGCGATGTGGCGCGTCGGCGGCCTCGACGGTGTCGAGCTCGTGCTGGACAACGCGGAAGCCGCCGCACGTTTCGAACTCCCGGCCGACCGGATCGGCGATCTCGTCGTGATCGGCCGTCGCGACATGACGCTCGGCACGCGCGAGCGCGAACACGACCTGTCGGGCCTTACGGTGCCGCTGCGTTCGCACGGCGGCGTGTCGGAGCAGGAAGTGCCGCTGCTGTTCAACCGGCGTATCGAGCGGGACGATCCTGCGCGTCGCCCGCGCAACTTCGACGTGTTCGATTTCGTGCTGAACCGGGTCACGACATGA
- the phnY gene encoding phosphonoacetaldehyde dehydrogenase, with protein MMAHPRQDHPAFRAEALRWCGTRATRERTLDVTDPYTGTRVGTVPLASVDDVRAAFDYAMAYRPKLTRYERSQILERAAALLRERTEEASDLITLESGLSKQDSRYEIGRVADVLKFAAIEALRDDAQSFSCDLTPHGKARRVFSQRQPLDGVIVAITPFNHPMNQVAHKIAPAIATNNRVIVKPSEKVPLSAFYLADLLVEAGLPEPMLQVLTGDPAEIADELVTHPHASLITFTGGVAIGKAIAARAGYRRIVLELGGNDPLIVLDDADLERAASLAVLGSYRNSGQRCTAVKRMLVQRSIAPAFTELLVEKTRAWKYGDPFDSANEMGTVIDEAAARLFEARVEEAVAQGARLLTGNVRRGALYSPTVLDNVDPSMTIVREETFGPVSPVIAFDTIDDAIRISNGTAFGLSSGVCTDSTAAVVRFVNELNVGTVNVWEVPGYRIELSPFGGIKDSGLGYKEGVQEAMKSFTNLKTFSLPWE; from the coding sequence ATGATGGCGCATCCCCGGCAAGATCATCCGGCGTTTCGCGCGGAGGCATTGCGCTGGTGCGGTACACGCGCGACGCGCGAACGTACGCTCGACGTCACGGACCCGTACACGGGCACGCGCGTCGGGACGGTGCCACTTGCGAGCGTCGACGACGTGCGCGCGGCGTTCGACTACGCGATGGCCTACCGGCCGAAGCTCACGCGCTACGAGCGGTCGCAGATCCTCGAACGCGCGGCCGCGCTGCTGCGCGAACGCACCGAGGAAGCGTCCGACCTGATCACGCTCGAATCCGGGTTGTCGAAGCAGGACTCCCGTTACGAGATCGGTCGTGTCGCCGACGTGCTGAAGTTCGCGGCGATCGAGGCATTGCGTGACGACGCGCAGAGTTTCTCGTGCGACCTGACGCCTCACGGCAAGGCGCGGCGCGTGTTTTCGCAGCGGCAGCCGCTCGACGGCGTGATCGTCGCGATCACGCCGTTCAATCATCCGATGAACCAGGTGGCGCACAAGATCGCGCCGGCGATCGCGACCAACAACCGCGTGATCGTGAAGCCGTCGGAGAAGGTGCCGCTGTCGGCGTTCTATCTGGCCGACCTGCTGGTCGAAGCCGGGCTGCCCGAGCCGATGCTGCAGGTGCTGACCGGCGATCCGGCCGAGATCGCGGACGAACTCGTCACGCATCCCCATGCGTCGCTGATCACGTTCACGGGCGGTGTGGCGATCGGCAAGGCGATTGCCGCACGGGCCGGCTACCGCCGCATCGTGCTGGAGCTGGGCGGCAACGATCCGCTGATCGTCCTCGACGACGCCGATCTCGAACGCGCGGCGTCGCTGGCGGTGCTCGGCTCGTACCGGAATTCGGGCCAGCGCTGTACGGCCGTCAAGCGGATGCTGGTGCAGCGTTCGATCGCACCCGCATTCACCGAATTGCTCGTCGAGAAGACCCGTGCATGGAAGTACGGCGATCCGTTCGACTCCGCAAATGAAATGGGCACGGTGATCGACGAGGCGGCGGCGCGGCTGTTCGAGGCGCGTGTCGAAGAGGCGGTTGCGCAGGGCGCGCGCCTGCTGACCGGCAACGTGCGGCGCGGCGCACTCTATTCGCCGACCGTGCTCGACAACGTCGATCCGTCGATGACGATCGTGCGCGAGGAGACCTTCGGGCCGGTATCGCCGGTGATCGCGTTCGATACGATCGACGATGCGATCCGGATCAGCAACGGAACGGCGTTCGGGCTGTCGTCGGGGGTGTGTACCGACAGCACGGCGGCGGTCGTGCGGTTCGTGAACGAACTGAACGTCGGCACGGTGAATGTATGGGAAGTGCCCGGATACCGGATCGAACTGTCGCCGTTCGGCGGGATCAAGGATTCGGGGCTCGGTTACAAGGAAGGCGTTCAGGAGGCGATGAAGAGCTTCACGAACCTGAAGACGTTTTCGCTGCCTTGGGAGTAA